ttaatatattttctttaatgtgaaaaacaaaaaaaaaaatgacatatttCCCAGCGAAAAACAAACCGACGTACCCGTTCAACGTCATCTCGCGCGGGAGGTGTGGCTGCGATCAAAACttgatcttttatttaattagagtGTCCTTTCAGAATTTTGAGGAGCACCATCCGCAGACGCACGTGTCGTTTTTCTATTAGAGCTTTGTTTTCTGTGGGTCCATCGTTCGTTATTGAGACGAGCGTTCTAAAGGAAGATATGCGATAAAGACTCACCATGTAACTTTCATCATTTTGTTTgcacttgtttttttttgtttatttatttttttatctatttattaattatatgataatatttttgtttttaattttcttcgttgagtaaatatgtaattaattgGTTTCTAATAAAGTGCTGCAGGGTGTGAACAATTGTCGATTCTGTTGAAAAGAATTCTAAACCCATCTTGACTGGCTCCACCATAATGAATCGAAccacttttgtttcattttaatactGGTAACATACTAACATTCACTCAGGATTGGCAGGCGGCCAGCCAAGCAAAGCAATTCTGCCATAATTCACAAATTAATTACAAGTGGTTTTTGCAACCAAATTGAAAGGCTGAGACGAACACAGAAGAAAGAGGGTCCAGCTCACAGGCCACAGCCGCCCACAAAGCTTATTccaaaagaaacaacaaagcCTTTGTCTCGACATCAATCATCTatctaatataattatatcacAAGATGAACATAATCGTTCTTGACCTTCCAAAAGcttctcaaaataaaacaaacaaaaacatagTTTTGGTTTTGGTGCACGCACAAATGCAGTCATGAAGAAAGAAGAGACGTGGTCAGCTGGATTGTCACCAGCAATGGCTCCAGGGAATTTTCCAAAGCAGCCAGAAGATGAGATTGTGTTCATGGGAGATAAGCGTTATGGCTTGCATGGTGAAATTTTGATGCTTGTTCTGGTTCTTGCTTTTTCTGTTTTCCTTGTTTTGCTTGTTGCTCTCCCTTGTATTAAACGCAGTACTAGCAGAAATTCTGAGTCGGGCTCCAGCTCGGGGGTTTCGGCACCTTCTTCTATTCCGCTTCAGCAGAAGaggaaattttcttttgctttccCATGGCTGAGGACACCTGATGCCTGCTGCTGCAAGAGAGTGTCAGCTACAGACTAGTAATGAAATTATTAGCAGAAAATTTCCATTGCATAATAGCAATAGGGTTTTGTTTTGCGACTCGAGGGATGTGTAATTATTGTATGTATAGAAACACTAATGAAAATAGGACTAATTAACAGggtattattatttgttatatttgtaCGTGACAACTGATATGAATCTATAATAAGAATATAGTTTGATTTTCTGCTCTGTTTTTTACTTTggcatattttctttcttcttccccttgaaaaaaaaaaaacactattCATAACTAGTCTGATGAACATCTCACCAAGTCCAACATTCGTGTCTCAATCAGCACTCAACAGTGCAGTCGAGTGTACGCGTTCTTGAGTTCTTACCATGGACACGAAGGAAAAAATTGGACCAAATTGAGAAGAAAGAGGCCATAACGGGATGAAGTTAGAAGGTCGTTTTTCTTCAATAAATGGACAACATTTTCACAGATTCCTTCCTTTTTGGATATTATTTTCAACGCATGCTCTAGACAGATTTTAGGCAGTAATATCAACAGACTTTTAATATAGAAACACAAGAAATTCTAACAGATTTAGACTGTAATATCAGCAGGCTTTAAATGAAATTCCCTAATATAGAACGCAATAAATTTGTGCGAACGAATTTCTGCTCTCCATGAAGCAAAATGCCCATCACCAACTCATAGACCTTCAGTACTTTCAGAACAGCAACAGCATTAGTGGAATCACCGCTACATTTTGTTAAAGTGTAAAACATCTTACAATGACAATAAAGATACATCATTAAAACATGAATTGGccataaaacaaataattgctCCAACAACTTGGCCATCATTAATTGCTTCTCCTAATACTAGAAAACAAGACTGCCTACCGCCATAGAAGTTATAGTAATAGTAAGGTTGTCATCAAGCTTAGTGCTTATGGGTAGTGATTCGACCAACGCTGAGGCTAGGGACACAACCAAGAATCCAAAAACCAACTCCCAACTACACTGCATATATCCGAATGAGAAGAAATAATACATGAACCTGCCACAAGATTGCTTATCATCAACAAAGCACTCGATTGTGCAGAGACTTTGTCCATCACAGGAAAAGGAATGAAGAAGCCAGGCACAACTTACCCAATAGAAGATAAAAACCCAGCTGATGCCATTGCACAGCTACCGGCTATGGATTTGTTTTGGTTGTAGGGAAGTTTCCGTTTGCCAAACCGCCTTCCTACAACATCAGCAAAACCTAATGCAGAGCAAGTAAATAGAGCTTATGAACAATAATTTATTGCAAATAGATCAGTGAAAGTGCAAATACAGTTCTTT
This window of the Citrus sinensis cultivar Valencia sweet orange chromosome 8, DVS_A1.0, whole genome shotgun sequence genome carries:
- the LOC127899105 gene encoding uncharacterized protein LOC127899105; protein product: MKKEETWSAGLSPAMAPGNFPKQPEDEIVFMGDKRYGLHGEILMLVLVLAFSVFLVLLVALPCIKRSTSRNSESGSSSGVSAPSSIPLQQKRKFSFAFPWLRTPDACCCKRVSATD